The genomic segment AACAAGGCCGAAATTCGCGGTAAACGCATCGTACTGATTGACGACAGTATCGTGCGCGGCACCACATCCGTCAAAATTGTCGATATGATGCGCCAGGCCGGCGCCAAAGAAGTGCATATGCGAATCGCCAGTCCGCCCACAACAGATTGCTGTTTTTACGGCGTGGATACCCCGAAAAAAGAAAAGCTTCTTGCCTCGCGCATGAATGTCGAGGAAATGGCCCAATATATCAAAGTGGACAGCCTGGCTTTTATCAGTATTGACGGGCTGTACCGGGCAGTGGGGGAAAGCGGGCGCAATAATGACAGCCCGCAATATTGCGATGCCTGCTTCACTGGGGATTACCCCACCCCGCTTACCGATGAATCCCTGGGTGAAGGGGAAAAACAAATATCATTTCTCACGGATTCATGACATGAGCATCACAGACGACAAAAAACTGGATGGTAAAGTCGCTCTGGTGACCGGTGCCTCGCGAGGCATTGGCGCGGCGGTGAGTCTGGAACTCGCCAGACAAGGCGCCCATATTATTGCTGTAGCCCGCACAGTGGGCGGTCTTGAGGAACTTGATGATCGCATTCGCACCGTAGGCGGGGAAGCAACCCTTGTGCCCCTGGACCTGAAAGATTTTGACGGCATAGACCGGCTGGGCGGCCATGTGGCGGAAAAATACGGTCGCCTGGATATTCTGATCGGCAATGCCGCTATTCTCGGGCCGCTTTCCCCCCTGCCCCATATCCGCCCTAAGGAATGGGAAGATCTCATGACTGTCAATGTCACCGCCAACTGGCGGTTGCTCAGATCCTTCGACCCGTTATTGAGAAACGCCGAAGCCGGGCGGGCGATTTTTGTCACCTCGACCGTCGCGCGAAATCCCCGCGCTTACTGGGGCGGATACGCCACCACCAAGGCCGCCCTGGAATGCCTGGTGAAAACTTATGCTGCTGAAACCAATAAAACCAATCTGCGAACCAATTTGATCAATCCTGGCCCCACTCGCACCGCCATGCGCGCGCGCGCCATGCCGGGGGAAGATCCGCAAACCCTGCCGCACCCCGCAGAACTTACCCCGCTTTTCCTGAAACTCTGCCTGCCCGATTGCACCGCCAATGGGGAAGTCTTCGACTTTCGGGACTGGAAAGACAGGCTTTGAAGTGAATTCTCAACCACTTGTCATTATTGCGAGTGAGCCGCAATCATACTACTGTCCCGTCTCTGGAATGAACCCCTCAAACATGGTAGATAACAGCCATCATAGCATTGGGATAGATCACCCCGCACAGATCATGGCTTATATTCAGGATTTTTTGGCAAAGGGGTTGTCACCGCCACGCAGCAGAAGACGGATCGGCACGCCAGGCAGATCGAAATCCCAACGCAACTCATTGATCAGATACCTCTGATAGCTGGTGGCTACATCCGCCGGCCGGTTACAGAAAATAGCAAAAGTCGGCGGCCGGGTCTTCACCTGGGTCATGTAACGCAACTTGATACGTTTGCCTTTCACTGAAGGCGCCGGATGATATTCCGTCGTTGCCGCCAGCCATTTATTCAGCTTGGCGGTACTGATGCGGCGGTTCCACTGCCGGTAGGCTTCAAATACCGCCGGCATAAGCTTGTCCACATGACGCCCCGTGAGCGCCGACAACGGCACCAGGGGAATACCCTTGACCTGCGGTAGGGTATGCTCCAGCTTATACTGGATATCTTTCATGACTTCCTGACGGTTTTCAATCAGGTCATATTTATTCAGGGCAATGACCAACGCCCGCCCTTCCTGCACAATCAGGCTCGCAATGTTCAGGTCCTGCCGTTCAAAGGGCTGGGTCACATCCACCATCAGCACCACCACCTCGGCAAAATTCAGGGCCCGAATGGTGTCCGCCACAGATAGTTTTTCCAGCTTGTCCTGAATTCGGCTTTTGCGTCTCAGGCCAGCGGTATCAAACATGCGGATCTCACGCCCCTGATAGTCGAAAGTAATTCCGATCGTATCCCGGGTGAGCCCCGCTTCCGGCCCGGTAATCTGCCGATCTTCGCCCAGAAGCCTGTTGACCAGTGTGGATTTGCCCACATTGGGCCGGCCGACAATGGCCATCTGCAGGGGAAGCCCGCTGTCCACTTCGCTTTCGCTTTCCTGTTCTTCGGTAACTTCCCCGACAATATCAACGGATTTGGAAGTGACCTCGTCATCCTCTCCCTCGCCGCTGTCCAGGTTAAGATCGAAAATCATTCTGTCAAACCCTTCGATCAGTTCCGCCAGCCCTTCGCCATGTTCGGCGGAAACCGGGATAGGGTCTCCCAGCCCCAGTTCGTAGGCTTCATACAGCCCCTGCTCTCCCGCCCGGCCTTCGGCCTTGTTGGCCAGGAGCAGCAAAGGGTGATTGCCTTTACGCAGAATATCGGCAAAATGCCGGTCCAGCGGCGTCACGCCGGCACGGGCATCAATCATGAACAGGGAAAAATCGGCTTCCTCGATGGCTTTTTCCGTCTGCCGCCACATGCGCGCCGACAGGCTATCGCCCTTGCCTTCTTCAAGACCTGCCGTATCAATGATCCTGAATTTAAATGGCCCCAGCCGCGCCAAGGCTTCACGCCGGTCACGCGTCACCCCCGGGGTGTCATCCACAAGCGCCAGCCGCTTGCCGACCAACCGGTTGAACAATGTCGATTTTCCCACATTGGGACGACCAATAATAGCGACAGTAAAGGACATTTCCGGAACCCTGTCTCAATAAAACTGGCCCGTTTTTTACCAAAACGGGCCAAAGAATCAAATCCGTTTGTTAAAAATATTCTGGCGCGCAAGCCGCTCCCGGGCCCTAACGATACGCCACCAGTTCGCCATCCGTTGTCATGATATAAAGCGTGTTATTGGCGACAATCGGCCCCATTTCCGCATCTCCCGGCAACTTCAGGCCACTGATGAACTCTCCCGTATAAGGCGAAACGGAAACCGCATAACCGTGGGATGAGGTCACGACGAGACGATCCCCCGCCAGCAACGGTCCATGCCAATGCACCGGTTCCTTGCGGGAATTGGGATCTTTGTAACGTTCCAGCTGAGTAATCCAGCGGATTTTTCCATCCCGGCGGGTCAGACAGATCAGCTCACTTTCCGGGGTGACCACGTAAATAAAGTCCCCGGCCACCCAGGGCATATGCTGCGAGCCCACATTCTGTTCCCAGATACGAGTCCCGGTCCTCAAGTCAATGGCCACCATACGGCCGCTATGACTGATGGCGTAGACCTTGTTGTCATAGATGACCGGATGACCATCCACATCCCTCAGACTTGCCATAGCTGTCAGCCGCCCTTGCCGAGACAGGGTATCGGACCACAACCCGCGGCCGTTTTCCACCCGCATGGCATAAATTTCGCCCGAAGAATAGGCGGAAATAACCGTTGTACCAATCACAGCCGGGCTTGCCGCCCCCAACAGGCCAGCCACTTCTGCAATACCAATCTCATTCCAGAGAATTTCGCCATTTTCCGCATCAATGGCATAGGTCTGATTGTCATTGGTCAAGGCAAAAACACGCCCGTCTGCATAGGTGGGCGCGCCGCGCATCGGGGTTCCGGTCCTAGTTTGCCACACTACCTCCCCCGTCGCCGGGTCCATTGCCGCCACATGCCCATAGCCGTTCGTGATGAAAAGCCTGCCGCCACCGGTGGTCACCCCCCCGCCATAAGCGTTCTTTTCAGTTTCCCCTTCTTCCTTAAATTTGTGTTCCCAGATCTTGCGGCCCGTTTCGGCATCAAAGGCCCGCACAACAGCCCGGGAATCAATCATATAGACGCGTCCGTCACTGATCACCGGCATACTGCCCAGACCGTGGCGCCCATTGGATCCTTCCCCAATGTCCGTACTCCATATCTTGCGGGGATTATCGGACAGCGCGGGATGCCCCAGATAATGACGGGCATTGCCACCGGCCTGCGGCCATTCCGGGTTCACTTGCGGCGCCGGTAACACAATCTGAAGATTGTGCAGATCGGAATCCGGTTGAAGTGTCTGTTCAAAAGTCAACACCGGAATACGTTCTCCTTCCAGCCGGTCCTTGCTGGTCGGACTTGATCTTCCGCCGCAAGCGGCAAGACTGCCGATCATTACAGCAAGAAGAGGATAGCGAAATCTGTTGAAGGCGGGGGAAAACTGAAACACCATGGATGGTCCCACTATTGTCTGCTTATTCAATGATATTTAACAGCTGTTCTGCGCGCAGCTTGATGGTTGCGGGAGTTTCCAGATTCTCCACCAGGCTCGTAAGAACCTCCCGGGCTTCCGCCGAATCTCCGTTTCTCAAGGCAGACATCGCCAGCATTTCCAGCGCCAGAAACTGCCAGGTATTGCCTTCACGTGTCAAAGGATCGAGACGGGCCTTGATGTCCTCATATGTCGCCATATCAATCAGCATGGTGGCGGCCTGAAAGCGGGCCAGATCTCGGTAAACCTGATCCACATCTCCTGATGCCGCCAACGCATCCAGCGCAGAGACCGCCGCCATTCTGTCTCCCTCCTTCAGAAGGATATCCGCCTTTTTAAAGGCAGCAAGCATCTGGTAACCTTCCACGGCGGATGTCTCAAGCGCGTTGAGTTGCTCCAGAGCTTTTGCCGTCTCCCCCTGCTCCAGGGTTTTCAACATTTCGCCATAAGCCAGCGCCTGTTCCGCATACCGGCTTTCCATATATTTCCCATAGCCCTGGAAAACGGCCACAAACAATATCACCCCTACGGCCGTTCCAATGATATACACGCCGTATTTTTTCCAGAGGGAAACGAGCTGCTGATGACGCAGATCTTCATCAACTTCACGAATAAATTCTTCAGACAATCAAGGTCTCCTGTTTTATTTTTCCCTTGATGGATAGTGCTGCACAAGATAGCCCGCCTCGCCTCAGAAGGCAATCGGCAAAGCCACAGATATGGAAAAAGCCTTAGGACTTGCTTTTCATGGCATAAGTATGTTCAGGGCCGGGAAATTTTCGATTTTTGACTTCTTCGGCATAAGTCCGCACCGCTTCATCAATGGTTTTTCCGATTTCCGCATAGCGTTTAACAAATTTGGCATTGCTGGGAAACAGGCCAAGCATGTCTTCGGTGACCAGAATCTGACCATCACAATGTACGGAAGCCCCGATTCCGATCGTGGGGATATCTAACTCCTCGGTAATCTTGCGCGCTAGCGGTTCGGCAATCCCTTCCAGTACCACAGCGAAGGCGCCGGCTTCCTGAACGGCAAAGGCATCGTCCAGAATCGGCCCCCAGCTATCTTCTGTGCGGCCCTGGGTGACAAAACCGCCCATCACATTCACGGCCTGGGGTTTCAGACCAATATGGGCCATCACGGCAATCTTGCGTTCTGTCAGAAAATGAATGGTCTCGGCCATTTCCGCCCCGCCTTCCATTTTGATGGCGGAACAGCTGCTTTCCTGGACCGCACGGGCCGCATTGCGGAAAGCGATTTCCGGAGATTCCTCATAGGTCCCGAACGGCATGTCCAGGATCACCATGGCCTTGCGCGAGCCGCGCACCACGGCCTTGGTGTGCTCGATCATAATATCCAGGGGAAGTCCGGTGGTAGACTCAAAGCCATAAAGCACCATGTCCAGGGAATCCCCGACCAGCAGAAAATCTACATGGTCGTCCAACCAGTTGGCCATGGGAGCTGTATAGGCCGTTAATGACACAATAGGACGTTTGCCTTTCAGTTTCGCAATATCACGCACCGTGTTGCGGCGGACTTTGGCTTCTGCATACATGTCACACTCCTTGTCAACGTCCCATGTTTATACCGCCGGAAGCGCCGTTTGCCAATGGCAGCACAGTTTCAGCTTATCTTTGCCGGAAACCGGATCATTCCCCTTCGCCGCATTATTCCCACTCGATGGTGCCTGGCGGTTTGGAAGTGATGTCATAGACCACCCGGTTGATCCCGCGCACCTCGTTGATAATGCGGGTGGATACCCGGGAAAGGAAGTCATGATCAAAATGATAATAGTCCGCCGTCATGCCGTCTGTTGAAGTTACGGCCCGCAGCGCACAGACATAATCATAGGTCCGTTCATCGCCCATGACCCCCACGGTGCGCACTGGCAGAAGCACGGCAAAAGCCTGCCAAATGGCGTCATACAACCCGGCATTGTCAATTTCCTGAAGGTAGATGGCATCGGCTTTGCGCAAAATATCGCATTTTTCCCGGGTAATCTCTCCCGGAATACGAATGGCCAGCCCCGGCCCAGGGAATGGATGACGTTTGATAAACGCTTCCGGCAGGCCCAGTTCCCGCCCGAGGGCGCGAACTTCATCCTTGAACAGTTCCCGCAGAGGTTCCACCAGCGCCATATTCATACGTTCCGGCAAACCGCCCACATTGTGATGGGATTTAATGGTTACGCTCGGGCCACCAGTAAAAGACACGGATTCGATAACATCGGGATACAGCGTTCCCTGCGCCAGGAAATCCGCGCCACCAACTTTTTTCGCTTCTTCCTCGAAAACGTCAATGAACAGTCCACCGATGATTTTCCGTTTCTGTTCGGGATCCGTCACCCCGGCAAGCCGCCCCAGAAACAGATCACTGGCGTCTTTGTGCACCAACTGGATATTATAATGATCCCGGAACAGGCTGACCACCTGTTCTGCTTCATTGGCGCGCATCAGGCCATGATCCACAAACACACAGGTCAGCTGGTCTCCGATGGCCTCATGCAGCAATACCGCAACCACAGAAGAATCAACGCCGCCGGACAGGCCGCAAATCACGCGCCCCTTACCCACCTGATCGCGAATGGCCTGAATGGCGGTTTCTTTGAAGGACGCCATGGTCCAGTCCCCGCTGCAGCCACAGATCTGATGCACAAAATTGGCCAGCAGTTTCGCCCCGTCCGGAGTATGCACCACTTCCGGATGAAACTGCACGGCGTAGAATTTTCGCTGCTCATCAGCAATAGCGGCATAGGGGGCATTATCACTGGTGCCAATCACGGTAAACCCGTCAGGCAGCGCCACCACCCGGTCCCCGTGGCTCATCCAAACCTGATGACGCTCGCCTTTGTTCCAGACCCCCTCAAAAAGCTTGCTGTTTTCTGTCACATTCAGAAAAGCCCGACCAAATTCCCGTTCTTCGGCTTTTTCCACCTTACCCCCCAACTGGGCACACATGGTCTGTTCGCCGTAACAGATGCCAAGCACGGGCACCCCCATCTCAAATACCCGCTGCGGGGCGCGGGGGGTATCGGTACCAGTCACGCTGCTGGGTCCGCCGGAAAGAATAATTCCGGCCGGGTTAAAGTCATCAAGAATTTCGGCCGCCCGGTTAAACGGGACAATTTCCGAATATACACCACTTTCCCGGACCCGGCGCGCAATCAGCTGGGTCACCTGGGAACCAAAATCAATGATTAGAATCCGCTCTGTCATGGCCGGAAAATAGCCTGCACCCCGTCGCTTGTCCAGCCGAATTCGCAGGGAGAGGGCAATTTTACACAGCGGTTATGAAACTGTTTTTTTCTCCATGATGGCGACAAAAAAACCGTCCGTGCCATGACGGTGCGGCACCAGCAGAAGACAAGGCGCCATTAAGGAGAATGTCTCAGGGAACCGGCCCGGCGCCGTATCCCGATAATCCTTCAACACCGCCGTCTTGTGTCGCCGGAGAAACTGTTCAACCTGGTTTTCGTTTTCCTCTTCAAACAGGGAACAGGTCATATAGACAAGACGCCCGCCCTCTCGGACCAGGGGCCAGGCCTGATCCAGAATTTCCTGCTGAAGATGTACGTAAAACATCAGATCTTTTTCTTCCAGCCGCCATTTGGCTTCTGGATTGCGCCGCCAAGTGCCACTTCCGCTACAGGGCACGTCCACCAACACCCGATCCATTTTCCCCCGCACCGGGGCAAGCTGCTTCTGTCGTTCAGCCTCGGTTTGCGCCAGCCCCCTGCTTTGAAGGATATGTACGCCAGCACGTTTTGCCCGGGGTTTCAGATCAGCAAGCCGTGCCTTGCTGATATCAAAGGCGCAAATTTGTCCCCGATTTTGCATGACCGCTGCTGCCGCCAGACTTTTCCCACCGCCCCCGGCGCAAAAATCCACAACCTGCTGCCCGGGGACAAGGCCGCATAAGCTGACGGCGATCTGCGCGGCTTCGTCCTGAAATTCCACCAGGCCCTTTTTGTACAGATCAAGATCCCTGATCCGCGTATTGGTCGGCACAATCAGCGCCTGCGGTCCCCACTGGCCCGGCATGCCGTCAATATTGTGTTCTCTCAATATCGCACAGACGTTTTCCCGGTTGGTTTTCAGCGTGTTCACCCTAAGATTAAGCGGCGCCCGTTCATTAAGTGCTGACAGTGCCTCGTCCAGTTCCTCACCAAAACGACCCCTCAAACGGTTTTCCATCCATTCGGGGCAGCGACGTTCGGGAATCTTCAGATGATCCAGATAACATTGTTCCTCTGGCGTCAGCGGGGCCGGGCCGTGGGTGGCTCCTCCAAAATATGTGTCGATTTCCTCCCGTGCCGTGCCATTCGAAATCAAAAAGGCCAGAACCATCTTACGGGCGGAAAATTCCTCCATACTGGCGCGGAAAGATCCCCACCCCCGGATGATGTTATACAGCATGTCGGTAATCAACCGTCGATCCCTGCTGCCGGCATACCGGCGGGAGCGGAAATATTGCCTGACCAGCATATCTGCCGCAGGCCCCTTTTGTTCAAGGCTGTGATGAACCTCCTCAACAAGGTCAATCACCGCCTGAACTCTGGCATGATCCTGCATTGCGGACCTTATGAGGACGGATAATTGGGAGACTCTCGGGTGATGGTTACATCATGGACATGGCTTTCCCGGAGTCCGGCATTGGAAATTTTCACAAACTTGGCCCGTTCATGAAGGTCCTGAATGGTCGCACTGCCGGTATAGCCCATGGCAGCCCGAAGCCCGCCCACAAGTTGATGTAGCATGCCGGCGACCGGCCCTTTGAACGGCACCTGACCTTCAATGCCTTCCGGCACCAGTTTCAGCGTGTCCTTGACTTCCTGCTGGAAATAACGATCCGCAGAACCGCGTGCCATGGCGCCCAGGGATCCCATGCCCCGATAGGCCTTGTAAGACCGTCCCTGATACAGGAAAACTTCGCCCGGGGATTCTTCGGTCCCCGCCAGCAGGGAGCCGATCATTACCGTACTCGCCCCGGCAGCAATGGCCTTGGCGATATCACCGGATGTTTTGATCCCCCCATCGGCTATGATGGAAACTCCTGAATTCCGGGCAGCTTCAACCGCATCCATAATGGCGGTCAGCTGCGGCACGCCAATGCCTGCCACAATCCGGGTGGTGCAGATGGATCCCGGGCCAATCCCCACCTTGACCGCATCCGCACCGGCGTCGATCAGAGCCTTGGTCGCATCGCCCGTGGCCACATTACCGCCCACCACCTGTACATCGCTGTATTCTTTTTTGAGTCTTTCGATAATGACGCGAATATCCTTGTTATGGCCGTGGGCGGTATCCACCACAAGAAGATCAACACCGGCATCTATGAGCGCCTCAGCCCGGGCAAAACCATCCTTGCCTACGGAAGTTGCAGCCCCGACCCGAAGACGGCCGCCCTCATCTTTACAGGCATTGGGATGCTGACGGGCTTTTTCAATATCTTTAACCGTAATCAGGCCAATACATTTATATTCGTCGTCCACCACCAGAAGTTTTTCGATCCGATGCTTATGAAGCAGCATCTTGGCTTCTTCCATCTTGACGCCGGCCTTGACGGTCACCAGGTTCTCGCGGGTCATGATCTCACTGACTGGCTGCGACATGTTACTGGCAAAACGGACATCCCGGTTGGTAATGATGCCCACCAGCTTGCCAGTGGCTTTTTCCACAACGGGAATGCCGGAAATCTTATGATCGGTCATCAGCTGCAACGTGTCCGCCAGCGTATTATCCGGATTAATGGTAATCGGATTGACCACCATGCCGGATTCAAATTTTTTGACAATACGGACCTGGTTGACCTGCTCTTCGATAGAAAAATTTTTGTGGATCACCCCGATTCCACCGGCCTGCGCCATGGCAATCGCCATGGGGGCCTCTGTCACCGTGTCCATCGCCGCAGATATAAGGGGAATGTTCAGTTTGATTTTTCGCGTCAGCTCGGTCTGCACATTCACCTGCGCAGGCAGAATCTCCGACGCCTGCGGCACCAGAAGAACATCATCAAATGTGAGTGCTTCACGGATATCCATGTTTGTGTCCTTATCCATAACGGCGATGAGTATAGCTGAATTCCGCTCCTGCTGCAGGGAAAACCACACCCGCAGAAGGAAAGTAAGGGGTGATAGCAGGATTTCGTCAAAAGGTCAAAAAAAGAATCCTGTTCCGTTCCGGAAGCACTTTGTCGTCAGATCACGGTATTTTTTATCTTTACTGACGCTATAGACCAGGCTTTTTCAATATGGCTAAACTTCATGGAGTCCGCTTTTTCTGAACCCCTGTGCCACCACATAGGTTTCCGGCGATTCAGGCCGGCTGGCCGGCGGTTTGTAATGGCGGACACTGCGGAAATTTCCCTTCATCAGCTCCAGAAGTTCATGATCCGTCCCGCCCCGGAAAACTTTTGCCACAAACGCCCCGCCTTCGCTAAGCACATCCCGGGCAAAAAAATACGCTGCTTCTACCAATGCAATGGTGCGCAAATGATCGGTCTGCGGATGGCCAATAGTAGACGCCGCCATATCACTAAGCACCAGATCTGCATCCCCGTCAATCAGCTTTTTCAATGCCTTATCGGCACCGTCCGCCATAAAATCCATCTCCAGGATGGTCGCGCCGGCAATGGGATCCACCGGCAGCAGATCAATCCCAACAAGCCTGACATCTTTCGGGCAGCGTTGTGACGCCACCTGGGTCCAGCCGCCAGGCGCCGCCCCCAGATCCACCACCGTATGGGCGTCTTTCAGAAAATGGTATTTTTCATCCAGTTCAATCAGTTTATAAGCCGCGCGGGAACGGTACCCGTCCCGTTGAGCCGCCGCCACATAAGGGTCATTCAATTGCCGCTCCAACCATCGGGTGGAGGACAACCGACGGCCTTTCGCCGTCTTGACTCGGTGTTTTCTCCCCCGGGTAATGCCGGCTGCGTGAGTCATACGGGGTTTGCCGGTGCGGGTGAGTTTTGGTTTTTTGATCATCGCACGGCCTCTTTGCGGGTCTGATTCATGTCTGTCGCAACGGCCGGTTTCCGAGACGGTTCCGTGGTTCTGGAGCGTTTTCTCCGGGACCGCTTGCGAAAATATTTTTTGCGCTGCGGCGGCTGGTGAGCGGCCATGAGATCCAGCAGAACCCCTTCACGGATCCCCCGGTCGGCCACACGGATCTGATCAATGGGCCACAAAGCCATAATGGCTTCGAGAATAGCGCACCCCGCCACCACCAATTCCGCCCGGTCATGGCCAATGCCCCCGCGCGAGGCCCGCTGTTCATAGGTCATGCGCGACAGTTCCATGCAGAGTTCCTGCATATGTGTACTCATCACCCGGGTGCCGTCCACCTGATTGCGATCATATTTTTCAAGATCAAGATGCATGCTGGTCAGGGTCGTAACCGTACCGGAAGTTCCCAGAAGCTGCACTTCGCCCCGATCCACATGCGCGCGCATATTATATTTGTCTTCAAAGGATTTCAGCGCGGTGATCACCAGATTTTTCATTTCCAGATAATCCTGCGCCGGAATGACGTCATGGGTGCCATAACGTTCCGACAGATTGACCACGCCATAGGGAACTGAAGTCCAGCCGATAATCTCCGGCTGGCGGTTTTTCTTGATTTTCAGCCAGATCAGTTCGGTGCTGCCACCGCCAATATCAAACACGATCGCATAAGAATAGCGGGTATCCAGCAGCGCCTTGCAGCCCAAAACCGCTAAACGCGCCTCTTCTTCCGGATCAATAATGTCCAGCTTGATACGCACTTCTTTTTCCACCCGCTCTACAAATTCGGCACAATTACGGGCTTCCCGGCAAGCCTGGGTCGCCACATTGCGCATATAGGCCACCTGCCGTCGCTGCATCTTGTTGACACAGATCTGCAGTGCCTCAATAGTGCGATCAATGGCGGCATCCGACAAAACGCCGTTGCGGCTTAACCCTTCGCCCAGCCGGACAATGCGGGAAAAAGCGTCCACCACCTTGAACCCATTTGCCGTCGGGTGCGCCACCAGCAAACGACAGTTATTGGTGCCAAGATCAATGGCGCCGTAAGCTGGTCCGTTCACCTGTTGTCGCATATAGCGGTTTTTGGGCCTTTTTTTGCTCCACTTTTTTCCCGAACTGACATCAGAGT from the Luteithermobacter gelatinilyticus genome contains:
- a CDS encoding SDR family NAD(P)-dependent oxidoreductase gives rise to the protein MSITDDKKLDGKVALVTGASRGIGAAVSLELARQGAHIIAVARTVGGLEELDDRIRTVGGEATLVPLDLKDFDGIDRLGGHVAEKYGRLDILIGNAAILGPLSPLPHIRPKEWEDLMTVNVTANWRLLRSFDPLLRNAEAGRAIFVTSTVARNPRAYWGGYATTKAALECLVKTYAAETNKTNLRTNLINPGPTRTAMRARAMPGEDPQTLPHPAELTPLFLKLCLPDCTANGEVFDFRDWKDRL
- the der gene encoding ribosome biogenesis GTPase Der, with product MSFTVAIIGRPNVGKSTLFNRLVGKRLALVDDTPGVTRDRREALARLGPFKFRIIDTAGLEEGKGDSLSARMWRQTEKAIEEADFSLFMIDARAGVTPLDRHFADILRKGNHPLLLLANKAEGRAGEQGLYEAYELGLGDPIPVSAEHGEGLAELIEGFDRMIFDLNLDSGEGEDDEVTSKSVDIVGEVTEEQESESEVDSGLPLQMAIVGRPNVGKSTLVNRLLGEDRQITGPEAGLTRDTIGITFDYQGREIRMFDTAGLRRKSRIQDKLEKLSVADTIRALNFAEVVVLMVDVTQPFERQDLNIASLIVQEGRALVIALNKYDLIENRQEVMKDIQYKLEHTLPQVKGIPLVPLSALTGRHVDKLMPAVFEAYRQWNRRISTAKLNKWLAATTEYHPAPSVKGKRIKLRYMTQVKTRPPTFAIFCNRPADVATSYQRYLINELRWDFDLPGVPIRLLLRGGDNPFAKKS
- a CDS encoding PQQ-binding-like beta-propeller repeat protein, with translation MVFQFSPAFNRFRYPLLAVMIGSLAACGGRSSPTSKDRLEGERIPVLTFEQTLQPDSDLHNLQIVLPAPQVNPEWPQAGGNARHYLGHPALSDNPRKIWSTDIGEGSNGRHGLGSMPVISDGRVYMIDSRAVVRAFDAETGRKIWEHKFKEEGETEKNAYGGGVTTGGGRLFITNGYGHVAAMDPATGEVVWQTRTGTPMRGAPTYADGRVFALTNDNQTYAIDAENGEILWNEIGIAEVAGLLGAASPAVIGTTVISAYSSGEIYAMRVENGRGLWSDTLSRQGRLTAMASLRDVDGHPVIYDNKVYAISHSGRMVAIDLRTGTRIWEQNVGSQHMPWVAGDFIYVVTPESELICLTRRDGKIRWITQLERYKDPNSRKEPVHWHGPLLAGDRLVVTSSHGYAVSVSPYTGEFISGLKLPGDAEMGPIVANNTLYIMTTDGELVAYR
- a CDS encoding tetratricopeptide repeat protein, whose amino-acid sequence is MSEEFIREVDEDLRHQQLVSLWKKYGVYIIGTAVGVILFVAVFQGYGKYMESRYAEQALAYGEMLKTLEQGETAKALEQLNALETSAVEGYQMLAAFKKADILLKEGDRMAAVSALDALAASGDVDQVYRDLARFQAATMLIDMATYEDIKARLDPLTREGNTWQFLALEMLAMSALRNGDSAEAREVLTSLVENLETPATIKLRAEQLLNIIE
- the panB gene encoding 3-methyl-2-oxobutanoate hydroxymethyltransferase, whose translation is MYAEAKVRRNTVRDIAKLKGKRPIVSLTAYTAPMANWLDDHVDFLLVGDSLDMVLYGFESTTGLPLDIMIEHTKAVVRGSRKAMVILDMPFGTYEESPEIAFRNAARAVQESSCSAIKMEGGAEMAETIHFLTERKIAVMAHIGLKPQAVNVMGGFVTQGRTEDSWGPILDDAFAVQEAGAFAVVLEGIAEPLARKITEELDIPTIGIGASVHCDGQILVTEDMLGLFPSNAKFVKRYAEIGKTIDEAVRTYAEEVKNRKFPGPEHTYAMKSKS
- the guaA gene encoding glutamine-hydrolyzing GMP synthase, with protein sequence MTERILIIDFGSQVTQLIARRVRESGVYSEIVPFNRAAEILDDFNPAGIILSGGPSSVTGTDTPRAPQRVFEMGVPVLGICYGEQTMCAQLGGKVEKAEEREFGRAFLNVTENSKLFEGVWNKGERHQVWMSHGDRVVALPDGFTVIGTSDNAPYAAIADEQRKFYAVQFHPEVVHTPDGAKLLANFVHQICGCSGDWTMASFKETAIQAIRDQVGKGRVICGLSGGVDSSVVAVLLHEAIGDQLTCVFVDHGLMRANEAEQVVSLFRDHYNIQLVHKDASDLFLGRLAGVTDPEQKRKIIGGLFIDVFEEEAKKVGGADFLAQGTLYPDVIESVSFTGGPSVTIKSHHNVGGLPERMNMALVEPLRELFKDEVRALGRELGLPEAFIKRHPFPGPGLAIRIPGEITREKCDILRKADAIYLQEIDNAGLYDAIWQAFAVLLPVRTVGVMGDERTYDYVCALRAVTSTDGMTADYYHFDHDFLSRVSTRIINEVRGINRVVYDITSKPPGTIEWE
- a CDS encoding RsmB/NOP family class I SAM-dependent RNA methyltransferase, whose translation is MQDHARVQAVIDLVEEVHHSLEQKGPAADMLVRQYFRSRRYAGSRDRRLITDMLYNIIRGWGSFRASMEEFSARKMVLAFLISNGTAREEIDTYFGGATHGPAPLTPEEQCYLDHLKIPERRCPEWMENRLRGRFGEELDEALSALNERAPLNLRVNTLKTNRENVCAILREHNIDGMPGQWGPQALIVPTNTRIRDLDLYKKGLVEFQDEAAQIAVSLCGLVPGQQVVDFCAGGGGKSLAAAAVMQNRGQICAFDISKARLADLKPRAKRAGVHILQSRGLAQTEAERQKQLAPVRGKMDRVLVDVPCSGSGTWRRNPEAKWRLEEKDLMFYVHLQQEILDQAWPLVREGGRLVYMTCSLFEEENENQVEQFLRRHKTAVLKDYRDTAPGRFPETFSLMAPCLLLVPHRHGTDGFFVAIMEKKTVS
- the guaB gene encoding IMP dehydrogenase is translated as MDIREALTFDDVLLVPQASEILPAQVNVQTELTRKIKLNIPLISAAMDTVTEAPMAIAMAQAGGIGVIHKNFSIEEQVNQVRIVKKFESGMVVNPITINPDNTLADTLQLMTDHKISGIPVVEKATGKLVGIITNRDVRFASNMSQPVSEIMTRENLVTVKAGVKMEEAKMLLHKHRIEKLLVVDDEYKCIGLITVKDIEKARQHPNACKDEGGRLRVGAATSVGKDGFARAEALIDAGVDLLVVDTAHGHNKDIRVIIERLKKEYSDVQVVGGNVATGDATKALIDAGADAVKVGIGPGSICTTRIVAGIGVPQLTAIMDAVEAARNSGVSIIADGGIKTSGDIAKAIAAGASTVMIGSLLAGTEESPGEVFLYQGRSYKAYRGMGSLGAMARGSADRYFQQEVKDTLKLVPEGIEGQVPFKGPVAGMLHQLVGGLRAAMGYTGSATIQDLHERAKFVKISNAGLRESHVHDVTITRESPNYPSS